Proteins from a single region of Harmonia axyridis chromosome 4, icHarAxyr1.1, whole genome shotgun sequence:
- the LOC123678501 gene encoding ubiquitin-protein ligase E3C: protein MAFKFSYIFDGNTKTKPEQNLGGSSKKLSRDNLLQKTHEERRKRQEQRLKLENAELLQSHVRSYLVRKTIKQKERSFFDNEQGGLSLHELLSKLLFFYDPDQDNFRMMEMCGLLLNNYNEVSKRIVSDMSFSWLMKRLLVICLKNLIYKELRTSLLDFIEKFTRNPELIEFIIMQGYFKFLRAALDQEPDDMLAKVLLLIYRPFQYVYVPLELKEKICSNFCDAFLKPSLTKNVKWDLIPYLKTKKDFPFGGIIKHLNKSYNESNNSLFYCILSLEPDDFEPTKDSIEVLAKLSKNVYRLKMQVAYIEDSDEEEEMLDSEEYLMLTEFLKIMNQSDKVLKWTSYFDRNKEDLDVLEAFTQLCHNLLLVYKDAVRKYLLLYKLGLNSTFLRRLWITLGNGRNIENELKGCYLVSWRDCHTRLSVFCDMFTFYTQALTDRENSDTSGTFNKVELYAMCKLLVNVSLDLIEVAFPMCRSSSVTATPEVLHLYNSCLNCVKKLYMLNMRKEFCRPEFWTSKKIYITQDLTRKNYLSKTVRPFFGIIADDDDEEHLPPLSTIEQRSLAILQDLPFLINFNTRVLLLRELCRNSLGNELQRMRMDFTFDNNIVIRRTHLYEDAFEKLSQKNESDLRLKVRVRFINNVGLEEAGIDGGGLFKEFLNEVLKTALDPNRGFFIMTADNTFYPNPNVERIIKNFTEHYFFIGRLIGKAVFENILVDLPLAEFFLAKLLVDRAPAHYLQSLDPTLYKNLLFLRDYEGNVTDLGLDFSTVHNDLGETKVIELKPNGRNIPVTNENRLEYIQRFAELKLNTQLKRQCVAFREGLDSVVPLLWLKLFNHKELQVIIGGDNQEIDLTDMRSHTTYGGEYNSDHETIILFWKVVNQFNGTQRKQLLKFVTSCSRPPLLGFKELYPPFCIQSSGNDRMPTASTCMNLLKIPLIRDEDILRNKLLEAIEQQAGFELS from the exons atgg CTTTTAAATTCTCGTATATATTCGATGGGAATACTAAAACAAAGCCTGAACAAAATCTTGGGGGCTCCAGTAAAAAATTATCTAGGGACAACTTATTACAGAAAACCCATGAAGAAAGAAGGAAAAGACAG GAACAACGATTGAAACTAGAAAATGCAGAATTATTACAGTCTCATGTGAGGAGTTATTTGGTACGCAAAACTATAAAACAAAAGGAGAGAAGTTTTTTTGATAATGAACAAGGTGGACTTTCTCTTCATGAACTATTGtctaaattattgtttttttatgaTCCAGATCAGGACAATTTCAGAATG ATGGAGATGTGTGGACTtctattgaataattataatgagGTTTCTAAGAGAATAGTATCTGATATGTCCTTTTCTTGGTTGATGAAGAGACTTCTTGTGAtatgtttgaaaaatttaatttacaaAGAACTGAGAACATCACTTTTAGACTTTATAGAAAAATTCACCAGGAATCctgaattgattgaattcattattatgCAAG GTTACTTCAAATTTTTGAGAGCAGCTTTAGATCAAGAACCAGATGATATGCTTGCAAAAGTTTTACTTTTAATTTACCGTCCTTTCCAATATGTTTACGTTCCATtagaattaaaagaaaaaatatgttcaaATTTTTGTGATGCTTTTTTGAAACCATCTCtaacaaaaaatgttaaatGGGACTTGATACCTTATCTTAAAACTAAAAAAGATTTCCCTTTTGGTGGAATCATCAAACATTTGAACAAGAGTTATAATGAAAGCAATAATAGTCTGTTTTATTGTATTCTGTCCTTGGAACCAGATGATTTTG AACCTACTAAAGACTCAATTGAGGTACTCGCTAAATTGAGCAAGAATGTGTACCGACTTAAAATGCAGGTTGCTTATATAGAAGATTCTGATGAGGAAGAAGAAATGTTAGATTCAGAGGAATATCTAATGCTcactgaatttttgaaaataatgaatcagtCAGATAAAGTTCTGAAGTGGACATCATATTTTGATCGCAATAAAGAGGATTTGGATGTTCTAGAAGCCTTCACTCAATTGTGTCACAATTTATTATTAGTTTATAAGGATGCCGTGCGCAAATATTT ATTACTTTATAAATTAGGCCTAAACAGTACTTTTTTGAGAAGGCTTTGGATTACTCTTGGGAATGGTagaaatatagaaaatgaactgaaaggATGCTATTTGGTTTCTTGGAGGGACTGTCATACTAGACTTTCAGTGTTTTGTGATATGTTTACTTTTTACACTCAGGCTCTTACAGATAGAG AAAACTCTGATACAAGTGGTACTTTCAATAAGGTAGAGCTGTATGCGATGTGCAAATTGTTGGTAAATGTTTCCTTAGATTTGATTGAGGTGGCATTTCCAATGTGTAGATCCAGTTCT GTAACTGCTACACCTGAAGTACTCCATTTATATAATTCTTGTCTGAATTGTGTAAAGAAATTATATATGTTAAATATGAGAAAAGAATTTTGTCGTCCAGAATTTTGGACctccaaaaaaatttatataaccCAAGATTTAACACGGAAAAATTATTTGTCAAAAACTGTGAGACCCTTTTTTGGCATAATAGCAGATGATGATG ATGAAGAGCACCTACCTCCCCTTTCTACAATTGAGCAACGTTCTCTAGCGATTCTGCAAGATCTcccatttttaattaatttcaataccaGAGTGTTGCTGTTAAGAGAATTATGTCGAAATAGTCTGGGCAATGAATTGCAAAGAATGCGTATGGATTTTACTTTTGATAACAATATTGTGATTAGGAGAACACATTTATATGAAGATGCATTCGAAAAACTTTCCCAAAAAAATG AATCTGATTTAAGACTCAAAGTGAGAGTTAGATTTATCAATAATGTTGGTTTGGAAGAAGCTGGTATTGATGGTGGAGGCTTATTTAAGGAATTCTTAAATGAGGTCTTGAAAACAGCACTCGATCCTAATCGAGGTTTTTTTATAATGACAGCCGATAATACATTCTACCCCAATCCAAATGTTgagagaataataaaaaatttcacagaACACTATTTCTTTATTGGGCGTTTAATAGGAaag gctgtatttgaaaatattcttgtGGATCTTCCATTGGCTGAATTCTTCCTGGCAAAATTATTAGTAGACAGAGCACCTGCCCATTATTTGCAGTCTTTGGACCCAACACTGTATAAAAATTTGCTCTTCCTCCGTGATTATGAAGGAAATGTCACTGATCTAGGATTAGATTTCTCAACAGTCCATAACGATTTAGGGGAAACCAAG GTGATCGAGTTGAAACCCAATGGTAGAAACATTCCAGTAACTAATGAGAATAGGTTAGAGTACATTCAGAGATTCGCGGAGCTGAAATTGAACACACAATTGAAAAGACAATGTGTTGCATTTAGAGAAGGATTGGACAGTGTAGTGCCTTTATTATGGCTTAAACTATTCAACCATAAGGAGCTCCAAGTGATCATTGGAGGAGACAACCAAGAAATTGATCTTACTGATATGAGGTCTCATACCACTTATGGAG gTGAATATAACAGTGATCATGAGACAATAATATTGTTTTGGAAAGTGGTGAATCAGTTCAATGGTACTCAAAGGAAGCAATTGTTAAAATTTGTAACCAGTTGCTCAAGACCACCACTCCTAGGATTTAAA GAATTATATCCACCTTTCTGCATACAATCATCTGGCAATGATAGAATGCCAACAGCTAGTACCTGtatgaatttgttgaaaattccaTTAATTCGAGATGAAGatattttgaggaataaactTCTGGAAGCAATTGAACAACAGGCAGGATTTGAATTGTCATAA
- the LOC123678503 gene encoding ATP synthase subunit delta, mitochondrial, with product MALRSVSRLLSNRAINQVYKRGYADEMSFTFAAGNKVFYDAKSIKQVDVPSFSGAFGILPKHVPTIAVLKPGVVSVFENDGNVNKVFVSSGTVTINEDSSVQIIAEEAVPVGDLDVSAARDALSKAQSQLNSASTDKTKAEASIAVEVAEAIVKAAE from the exons ATGGCTTTGAGATCAGTATCCCGTTTATTAAGCAACCGTGCTATCAATCAAGTATACAAACGGGGATATGCTGATGAGATGAGTTTCACTTTTGCGGCAGGCAATAAA GTGTTCTATGATGCAAAATCTATAAAACAAGTAGATGTACCTTCATTTTCTGGAGCTTTCGGTATATTACCCAAGCATGTACCTACAATAGCTGTTCTGAAACCTGGTGTTGTGAGTGTATTTGAAAACGATGGAAATGTAAACAAAGTTTTTGTATCCAGTGGCACTGTAACAATTAATGAAGATTCCTCTGTACAA ATAATAGCAGAAGAAGCTGTGCCTGTTGGTGATTTAGATGTATCTGCCGCAAGAGATGCTTTGAGTAAAGCACAATCTCAACTTAATTCTGCTTCTACAGATAAG ACCAAAGCTGAAGCATCAATTGCAGTAGAGGTAGCAGAGGCTATTGTTAAGGCTGCagaataa